A portion of the Mesobacillus jeotgali genome contains these proteins:
- a CDS encoding class D sortase, with translation MVLLSLSVGIIVIGVWFSGSNAYKFMKGYLLFKTGDTNTVMSSEAPNGLKDKKPRKAELYPDRPKLGEMMGNLSIPTIDANLPIYHGTDEDELEKGVGHFAGSVLPGERDNSVLSGHRDTVFRKLGDVGRGDLLQVTTEAGTFTYKVRKVRIVDADDRTVIVPKPRPTLTVSTCYPFDYIGDAPERYILVADLIESKK, from the coding sequence TTGGTTCTTCTTTCCTTATCTGTTGGCATTATAGTTATTGGCGTTTGGTTCAGCGGGTCGAATGCCTATAAGTTCATGAAAGGATATCTTTTATTTAAGACAGGAGATACAAATACAGTAATGTCTTCAGAGGCTCCAAATGGATTGAAGGATAAGAAACCAAGAAAAGCCGAACTGTATCCCGATCGACCTAAATTAGGGGAAATGATGGGCAACCTTTCGATTCCAACGATTGATGCTAATTTGCCAATCTATCATGGAACGGATGAGGACGAGCTGGAAAAAGGAGTAGGACACTTTGCAGGCAGCGTGTTGCCTGGCGAAAGAGACAATTCAGTCCTTTCAGGACACCGTGATACTGTCTTTCGAAAGCTTGGTGATGTAGGAAGAGGCGACTTACTTCAAGTGACCACAGAAGCCGGAACCTTCACCTACAAGGTGCGTAAGGTGAGAATAGTGGATGCAGATGACAGAACTGTCATTGTCCCGAAACCAAGACCTACCCTTACCGTCAGTACTTGCTACCCTTTTGATTACATCGGAGACGCTCCAGAACGGTATATTCTCGTAGCAGACTTAATAGAGAGCAAAAAGTGA
- a CDS encoding processed acidic surface protein has translation MKRVLSILLAVALSLGTLPLAAFAAVDPKSSEFQNYLKEIGMTEEQFTSYLNAVPHESVLEEFETLEEIKVYLGPMVDDKNLQELLNEMELTEKELNELLLVNGKTLEQYIFIGDLYYDVSNWLFPEEQTLITDENLQTLLEEFEFSSVEELESFLKNYDDSVENYTYIEDLQLAIASYYLSDAEDELIQVMDSIGLTIDEAEKLTDYFISLMEDPNFNEEQFMISMEDIGNRLMAFPEFDSASELTAEQIAEFIDIWDELLNLMNIKVEYYLAKDGKSTPISFANLIQMDDIKGSDLLIKIYSKSGEFLADMIVTKEMFGSDFVEETGKNLKDTKKVAKEVKQAIDKVPANAPVRTVNGGKLPNTASDYLQNSLAGLGTILLGVLVFRKVKMSRV, from the coding sequence TTGAAGAGGGTCTTATCCATATTATTAGCTGTTGCGTTATCACTGGGTACTTTGCCATTAGCTGCTTTTGCTGCGGTCGATCCAAAGAGTTCAGAATTCCAAAACTATCTTAAAGAAATTGGCATGACGGAGGAACAGTTCACCTCTTATTTAAACGCTGTACCTCATGAGTCTGTGCTTGAAGAATTCGAAACACTTGAAGAAATAAAGGTATATTTAGGGCCTATGGTAGATGATAAAAATCTTCAAGAGTTGCTCAATGAAATGGAACTAACAGAAAAAGAATTAAACGAACTGCTTTTAGTGAACGGAAAAACTTTAGAACAATATATATTTATCGGAGATCTTTATTATGATGTCTCAAACTGGCTTTTCCCTGAGGAACAAACTCTGATCACGGATGAAAACCTTCAGACCCTCCTTGAAGAATTTGAATTCAGCTCAGTCGAAGAGCTTGAGTCATTCTTAAAAAATTACGATGATTCAGTTGAAAACTATACGTATATCGAAGACCTGCAACTTGCCATTGCATCCTACTACCTTTCCGATGCTGAGGATGAGCTTATTCAGGTAATGGATTCTATTGGCCTTACCATTGATGAAGCTGAAAAATTAACGGACTACTTCATCTCATTAATGGAGGATCCAAATTTTAACGAAGAACAATTCATGATATCCATGGAAGACATCGGCAACCGCTTGATGGCGTTCCCCGAGTTTGATAGTGCTTCAGAGTTAACTGCAGAGCAAATTGCGGAGTTTATAGATATTTGGGATGAGTTGCTTAATCTAATGAATATCAAGGTTGAATATTATTTAGCGAAAGATGGAAAATCTACTCCTATCTCCTTCGCAAACTTGATACAAATGGATGATATTAAGGGCTCAGATTTATTAATTAAAATTTATTCTAAGTCTGGCGAGTTTTTAGCAGACATGATCGTGACAAAAGAAATGTTTGGCTCTGACTTTGTAGAAGAGACAGGCAAAAATCTTAAGGATACAAAAAAAGTTGCAAAAGAAGTAAAGCAAGCTATTGATAAGGTTCCCGCAAATGCTCCTGTTAGAACTGTGAATGGAGGAAAGCTGCCAAACACTGCTTCTGACTACCTTCAAAATTCACTGGCTGGTCTCGGCACAATCCTGCTAGGTGTGCTCGTATTCAGGAAAGTGAAGATGAGCCGTGTCTAA
- a CDS encoding bifunctional metallophosphatase/5'-nucleotidase, giving the protein MNYRTNFYRKFLSIAASAALLTSIAVPAVSANMKGVKPGKPYELTLMHTNDTHAHLDTVAKRISAINQVRKENANTLLLDAGDVFSGTLYFNEYLGLADLEFMNLAGYDAMTFGNHEFDKGTATLANFVKDAEFPLISANVNFENDQNMNMLANNEFSAKANDGEVYKGIVKEVNGEKIGIFGLTTAETMDISSPGEGVEFTDYLNEAREAVKAFEEQGINKIIALTHIGLNDGGGDNDLTLAEEVEGIDVIVGGHTHVKLSEPVFVEAGKEPTVIVQANEYGKFLGTLDVKFNKNGRVIEYAGELLDVNNFTEDAKAAEILNKKYKPAVDEMKKTVIGSTTVNLVGGNPAARTGETNLGNLITDGMLAKAKTINPATVIAVQNGGGIRTSVNAGDITMAKVLEVMPFGNSLGIMQLTGAEIKEALEHSVKDAPTAFGGFLQVSGLKFTYESSLPAGQRVKSIEVKEDGVNYVTIDPGKMYTVATNTFTAKGGDGYDVFGKAYSEGRVSEPGFVDWEIFTEYVNAQEGRTVSPTVEGRIINLAN; this is encoded by the coding sequence ATGAACTACCGTACCAATTTTTACCGTAAGTTTTTATCAATAGCTGCTTCTGCGGCTCTTTTGACATCTATTGCGGTGCCTGCTGTATCGGCTAACATGAAGGGCGTGAAACCTGGCAAGCCTTATGAGTTAACGCTCATGCATACCAATGATACGCACGCCCACCTGGACACTGTCGCAAAAAGGATTTCAGCGATTAATCAGGTACGTAAAGAGAATGCAAATACATTATTATTGGATGCTGGCGATGTTTTCTCAGGAACTCTTTATTTTAACGAGTATTTGGGACTAGCTGATTTAGAGTTCATGAATCTGGCAGGCTATGATGCCATGACATTCGGAAACCATGAATTTGATAAAGGTACAGCTACTCTAGCAAACTTCGTAAAAGATGCGGAATTCCCATTGATCAGCGCAAACGTAAACTTTGAAAACGATCAGAATATGAATATGCTTGCGAATAACGAGTTCTCGGCGAAAGCAAATGACGGTGAAGTCTATAAAGGTATCGTTAAAGAGGTTAATGGAGAGAAGATTGGGATCTTCGGTCTTACTACTGCTGAAACAATGGACATCTCCAGCCCTGGCGAAGGTGTCGAGTTCACTGATTATCTCAATGAAGCCAGAGAAGCGGTTAAAGCTTTTGAAGAACAGGGAATCAATAAAATCATTGCCCTTACTCATATCGGTCTGAATGACGGCGGCGGGGACAATGACCTGACTCTTGCTGAAGAAGTAGAAGGCATTGATGTCATTGTCGGCGGTCACACACATGTTAAATTAAGTGAACCAGTATTTGTAGAGGCTGGCAAGGAACCTACTGTCATTGTCCAGGCAAATGAGTATGGAAAATTCCTTGGTACTCTGGATGTTAAATTTAATAAAAATGGCCGGGTTATCGAGTATGCGGGTGAATTACTCGATGTTAACAATTTTACAGAGGATGCAAAAGCTGCAGAAATCCTTAACAAGAAATATAAACCTGCAGTGGATGAGATGAAAAAGACAGTAATCGGATCTACAACTGTTAATTTAGTTGGCGGAAACCCTGCCGCAAGAACAGGTGAAACAAACCTTGGCAACCTGATTACAGATGGAATGCTCGCAAAAGCGAAAACCATCAATCCGGCTACAGTAATCGCAGTCCAAAACGGCGGTGGTATCCGAACATCAGTTAACGCCGGAGACATTACCATGGCGAAAGTACTTGAAGTCATGCCCTTTGGCAATTCTTTAGGAATCATGCAGCTTACTGGTGCTGAAATTAAAGAAGCGTTGGAGCATAGCGTTAAGGATGCCCCAACTGCATTCGGTGGCTTCCTGCAGGTATCAGGCTTAAAGTTCACTTACGAGAGCTCCCTTCCAGCTGGCCAGCGTGTAAAATCCATTGAGGTAAAAGAAGATGGTGTCAACTACGTCACTATCGATCCTGGCAAAATGTATACTGTCGCGACAAATACGTTTACTGCAAAAGGCGGAGATGGATACGACGTCTTCGGAAAGGCTTATAGTGAAGGCCGTGTCAGTGAGCCAGGTTTCGTCGACTGGGAAATCTTCACTGAATATGTGAATGCACAAGAAGGCCGCACTGTAAGTCCAACAGTAGAAGGCCGTATCATCAATTTGGCGAACTAA
- a CDS encoding N-acetylmuramoyl-L-alanine amidase, with product MAESKEIIKTDFTETKLPVIKDFMPNMNFVSQSNMQTHIVLHFISNAANNPENPYDYEDIKKILIDYNVAPHYMIDRKGEIYFLLPETRAARHSGKGKIEGYTDYDDHLNEYSIGIELMAIGTEAEMQQIMSSEHYKKIPAEHIGYTEAQYKALNLLIDDILARNKRIKRDRVHIIGHDEYAPDRKTDPGDLFNWDKIFLTAE from the coding sequence ATGGCAGAGAGCAAAGAGATAATTAAGACTGATTTTACTGAAACGAAGTTACCAGTAATTAAAGACTTTATGCCTAATATGAATTTTGTATCACAAAGCAACATGCAAACTCACATCGTATTGCATTTCATAAGTAATGCGGCGAACAATCCCGAGAACCCCTATGATTATGAAGATATCAAGAAAATCTTAATTGATTACAATGTTGCTCCCCATTATATGATTGATCGAAAAGGGGAAATCTATTTCCTGCTTCCGGAAACCCGGGCTGCCCGTCATTCAGGCAAGGGGAAAATTGAGGGATATACAGATTATGATGATCATTTAAATGAATACTCAATCGGCATTGAGTTAATGGCTATCGGAACCGAGGCCGAAATGCAACAGATTATGTCGTCTGAGCATTACAAAAAGATACCTGCAGAACATATAGGCTATACAGAAGCACAATATAAAGCTCTTAATTTATTGATAGATGATATATTGGCTAGAAACAAAAGGATAAAAAGAGACAGGGTGCACATTATCGGTCATGATGAATACGCACCAGACCGTAAAACAGATCCTGGAGATTTGTTTAATTGGGACAAGATTTTCTTAACTGCAGAATAG
- a CDS encoding alpha/beta hydrolase-fold protein: protein MNKKKFFSWLSVAILLCSLIPSSVVAFDGESGENGKLDLSGDWLFTLGDNVEEFSKPDYDHSNWNSLKPGTGFLSGADFPENSFAWYRTKFVVPKDFSKDALTLALGKIDDADEVYLNGKLLASTGFKEGKFNQSFWSQSREYELHASSLKYGKENVLAVRVYNAGGGGGIYEGPLGIFSETALREEKGLPNVLAGKEETKQLLNFVKTQKRFLETKKFDSYIETFSETYFHDGYDKERQLKLVTSWYDQHDVIKQKDDRAVVFKDGNTYILSTHRTISGMKDDQAVTIIDEKQERFFTKKDGKFYEVGNQSRFYQDSYYSKSFQKDMDYRVYLPDGYLQSKEHYPVVYLLHQYGSSSQQYEVDQLNQKLDKWMEEGKMQKMIVVMPDTSGNSWYVNKQNEPWEDLITKDFVPHVDSMYRTIDEPDFRGISGVSMGGFGAYVIGLNHPEIFQSIASHMGALSYEFEGQNPLKLIKSLNEKEAEPNATITKLKQFSFYLDGGTEDALTSRTNSTNDIHKYFRKYNIPHQYSTRAGGHNSEFYLASMDKSFAMHSSHFTKSLASGGLKVSPQAVSSNETKVTAQYEVSVSEDIELYSGESAHIPMNISLRVQDSEGKRVYKESKDLPGVEAKDYNGEFSIPADQLKGSQNYTVKLSLSLLGKAIDISSRPLIMVSPVINADGEAHFDLLGDWKFKLDNDANNPIDGNSADISGWPVVQPGLEWWKNGFGGYEEIQSYNGAAWYVREFTLPEEFPASGLTLLGGKIDDADEIFINGQLVGRTGMENGQFKQSHWAELREYKIADSVLKPGETNKIAIKIFDNSGDGGLYSGPIGIYSEKSLRKAKGLPYEKPAADVGQQVKDLFTKQIASLNKKDIEGFSETISEDYFHDGETKADLVSRIQEWFANGEVIAEANLVQAYMDGEKILLEGNLVVKTRNADGSTETLSDESLANYFTVENGAVLETGNQKRFFVDSYYSQSLGKEKTARVYLPEGYENSDKQYPVVYLLHQFQSDSSAFELDKVDQILDQAIAGNELDEMIVVMPDSDGMSWWVNQGNGGQWMDMVTKDLVPYIDQTYRTIADKEHRGISGVSMGGFGAYVIGMQNTDMFTSFASHMGALSGVVEGQNPIQLVKAADPAKLRELSFYFDSGDQDFYKFDIPAIDLHHYLKSVDVPHEFEIRSGNHNSEFYTGSIVKSFKHHSEHFKK from the coding sequence ATGAATAAAAAGAAATTCTTTTCATGGTTGTCAGTTGCTATTTTGCTATGTTCATTGATTCCGTCAAGTGTTGTGGCATTTGATGGTGAATCCGGTGAAAATGGCAAGCTTGATTTGTCGGGAGATTGGTTATTTACCCTCGGAGATAATGTCGAGGAATTTTCTAAACCTGATTATGATCACTCGAATTGGAATTCCTTAAAACCTGGTACAGGCTTTTTGAGCGGTGCGGATTTCCCGGAGAATTCCTTTGCCTGGTACCGTACAAAGTTCGTCGTTCCAAAAGACTTTTCTAAGGACGCATTGACACTTGCCCTTGGCAAAATAGACGATGCCGATGAGGTGTACCTGAACGGCAAGCTTCTTGCTTCGACTGGTTTTAAGGAGGGGAAGTTCAATCAATCCTTCTGGTCGCAAAGCAGAGAGTACGAGCTTCATGCATCAAGCCTTAAGTATGGAAAAGAAAATGTGTTAGCTGTAAGGGTTTATAATGCCGGCGGGGGCGGAGGGATCTATGAAGGCCCATTGGGTATTTTCAGTGAAACTGCGCTGAGAGAAGAAAAAGGGCTTCCTAACGTACTTGCTGGGAAAGAGGAAACAAAGCAGCTGCTGAACTTTGTGAAGACTCAAAAGCGTTTCCTTGAAACGAAGAAGTTTGACTCGTATATTGAAACTTTTTCAGAGACCTATTTCCATGATGGATATGACAAAGAGAGACAGCTTAAGCTTGTGACTAGCTGGTATGATCAACATGATGTGATTAAACAAAAGGATGACCGGGCAGTAGTTTTTAAAGATGGAAATACGTATATATTATCCACTCATCGAACGATATCTGGAATGAAAGATGACCAGGCAGTGACAATCATTGATGAAAAACAGGAACGCTTTTTTACTAAAAAAGATGGAAAGTTTTACGAAGTTGGAAATCAAAGCAGATTCTATCAGGATTCTTACTACTCAAAATCGTTCCAAAAGGACATGGATTACCGGGTTTATCTGCCAGACGGGTATCTGCAGTCCAAAGAACATTATCCTGTTGTATACCTTTTACATCAGTACGGAAGCTCGAGTCAGCAATATGAAGTTGATCAGCTGAATCAAAAACTCGATAAGTGGATGGAAGAAGGCAAAATGCAGAAAATGATTGTCGTTATGCCTGATACCTCCGGAAATAGCTGGTATGTCAACAAGCAGAATGAGCCATGGGAAGACTTGATCACCAAGGATTTTGTACCTCATGTCGACAGCATGTACCGAACGATTGATGAGCCAGATTTCCGCGGTATTTCAGGAGTATCGATGGGTGGATTTGGCGCCTATGTAATCGGCCTGAACCATCCTGAAATTTTCCAGTCGATTGCCAGCCATATGGGAGCATTGAGCTACGAATTTGAAGGACAGAATCCTCTTAAGTTGATTAAGAGTTTAAATGAAAAAGAGGCGGAACCAAATGCCACAATCACAAAGCTGAAACAGTTCTCCTTCTATCTTGATGGCGGTACTGAGGATGCTTTAACATCCAGGACAAATTCAACGAATGATATTCATAAATATTTTAGGAAATATAATATTCCGCACCAGTACAGCACACGTGCGGGCGGCCATAACAGTGAATTTTATTTAGCATCGATGGATAAATCCTTTGCGATGCACAGCAGCCATTTTACAAAATCACTGGCCAGCGGTGGTTTGAAGGTTAGCCCTCAAGCTGTAAGCAGTAATGAGACCAAGGTGACGGCACAATATGAAGTATCAGTCAGTGAGGATATTGAGCTGTATTCAGGGGAAAGTGCCCATATTCCTATGAATATATCTCTGCGGGTACAGGATTCGGAAGGAAAGCGAGTTTATAAAGAAAGTAAAGATCTCCCCGGAGTAGAGGCAAAAGATTATAATGGAGAGTTTTCAATTCCGGCGGATCAATTAAAAGGATCGCAGAATTATACAGTAAAACTATCACTTTCCCTTCTTGGCAAAGCAATCGATATCTCCAGCAGGCCGCTGATTATGGTCAGCCCAGTCATCAATGCTGATGGCGAGGCGCATTTTGACCTGCTTGGTGATTGGAAGTTCAAGCTTGATAACGATGCGAATAACCCGATAGATGGGAATTCAGCAGATATAAGTGGATGGCCTGTAGTTCAGCCGGGACTGGAATGGTGGAAAAACGGGTTCGGAGGATATGAAGAGATCCAAAGTTATAACGGTGCAGCATGGTATGTAAGGGAATTTACACTGCCAGAGGAATTCCCGGCAAGTGGTTTAACGCTGTTAGGCGGGAAGATTGATGATGCAGATGAAATCTTTATTAACGGCCAATTAGTGGGCCGCACAGGAATGGAAAATGGGCAGTTTAAGCAATCTCATTGGGCAGAGCTTAGAGAATATAAAATTGCTGATTCCGTTTTAAAACCTGGTGAGACAAATAAGATTGCGATTAAAATTTTTGATAACAGCGGCGATGGAGGTTTATACTCCGGGCCAATTGGGATTTATTCCGAAAAATCCCTGCGGAAAGCCAAGGGTCTTCCATATGAAAAGCCTGCTGCAGATGTCGGGCAGCAAGTTAAGGACCTTTTTACAAAACAAATAGCTTCTTTGAACAAAAAGGATATTGAAGGATTTAGTGAAACGATATCGGAGGATTATTTCCATGATGGGGAAACAAAGGCGGACCTTGTCAGCCGTATACAGGAATGGTTTGCTAACGGTGAGGTAATTGCGGAAGCTAATCTTGTCCAGGCATATATGGACGGAGAGAAAATTCTGCTAGAGGGCAACCTGGTGGTAAAAACCAGAAATGCTGATGGATCTACCGAGACTTTATCGGATGAAAGCCTGGCTAACTATTTTACCGTTGAAAATGGCGCCGTTCTGGAGACGGGAAACCAGAAGAGATTCTTCGTTGACAGCTACTATTCTCAAAGTCTTGGAAAAGAAAAAACAGCCCGTGTGTATTTGCCTGAAGGCTATGAAAATAGCGATAAGCAGTATCCAGTTGTTTATCTGCTGCATCAATTCCAAAGTGACAGCTCCGCGTTCGAACTGGATAAGGTTGACCAGATCCTTGACCAGGCGATTGCCGGAAACGAACTAGATGAAATGATTGTCGTCATGCCTGATTCTGACGGGATGAGCTGGTGGGTCAACCAGGGAAACGGCGGCCAGTGGATGGATATGGTCACAAAGGATTTGGTCCCTTATATTGACCAAACCTACAGAACTATTGCTGATAAGGAACATCGCGGAATATCCGGCGTTTCCATGGGCGGTTTTGGAGCTTATGTAATCGGCATGCAAAATACGGATATGTTTACATCCTTCGCCAGCCATATGGGCGCTTTAAGCGGCGTCGTCGAAGGTCAGAATCCAATTCAGCTTGTAAAGGCTGCTGATCCAGCAAAGCTTCGTGAATTATCGTTCTACTTTGATAGTGGAGACCAGGATTTCTATAAATTTGACATCCCGGCTATTGACCTGCATCACTACTTAAAATCAGTAGATGTACCGCACGAGTTCGAAATCAGAAGCGGAAACCACAACAGCGAATTCTACACGGGATCAATAGTAAAGTCATTTAAGCATCATAGTGAACATTTTAAAAAGTAA
- a CDS encoding IDEAL domain-containing protein, with protein sequence MMNNEKNSNSFKQELNLNMYMDAIHDTDNTELILVRDKTRYTDGANKIIQKVQNEFLKKRREKEIDLALENKDKERFMELTSDNWKDAL encoded by the coding sequence ATGATGAACAATGAAAAGAATTCTAACTCTTTTAAACAAGAACTGAACTTGAATATGTACATGGACGCCATTCATGATACTGATAATACTGAGTTGATACTCGTACGAGATAAAACCAGATATACCGACGGTGCAAACAAAATTATCCAAAAGGTACAGAATGAGTTCCTGAAGAAAAGAAGGGAAAAAGAAATTGATTTGGCTCTTGAAAACAAGGATAAAGAGAGATTCATGGAACTGACTTCGGATAACTGGAAGGATGCTTTGTAA
- a CDS encoding sigma-70 family RNA polymerase sigma factor — translation MEDFEQLANQYEPMIHKIIRSLHIYKNKEDYFHIGLVGLWEAAEAFNPQKGEFTNFAYSYVKGQILNEMNRNNRFEERSIHPKEEYWETVEETNVEQPLELEFLLSYCQDLTEKETKWVIYTCLDFLSIREIAEKEHVSISAVKQWRNGAKKKLKDQMVEIVD, via the coding sequence ATGGAAGACTTTGAACAATTGGCAAATCAATATGAGCCAATGATTCACAAAATTATCCGTTCTCTCCATATTTATAAAAATAAAGAAGACTACTTTCATATTGGTCTCGTTGGACTTTGGGAAGCAGCAGAAGCTTTCAATCCTCAAAAGGGCGAATTCACCAACTTTGCCTATTCATATGTAAAAGGGCAAATCTTAAATGAAATGAACCGAAATAACCGGTTTGAAGAACGGAGTATTCATCCTAAGGAGGAATATTGGGAGACGGTTGAAGAAACAAACGTGGAACAACCGCTTGAACTCGAGTTTCTGCTTAGCTATTGCCAGGATCTCACTGAAAAAGAAACAAAGTGGGTCATCTACACTTGCCTTGATTTTCTATCTATAAGGGAAATAGCTGAAAAAGAGCATGTATCTATATCAGCGGTAAAACAGTGGAGGAATGGGGCTAAAAAGAAGCTTAAGGATCAAATGGTTGAGATTGTTGATTAA
- a CDS encoding competence protein ComK: MSLLDDYRINQETVLLTGEYNEYGKLCTRVIEAEKTFLVNMRPIEVINKTLLGLGSDFHAGRKSAREILGDIKMCPIKINCTLGIWLFPTKSYNDDFCIWFSLEHVQKTKPIGIRKTEVYLSYNHTFTVNIKQSTFNDRKQKAKDLREEMLKNSKGVLTFYVEPAKGLVICEGEGINRYQIRK, from the coding sequence ATGAGCCTATTGGATGATTACAGGATTAATCAAGAAACAGTGTTGCTGACAGGAGAGTATAACGAATACGGAAAGCTTTGTACCAGAGTGATTGAAGCTGAGAAAACCTTTCTTGTCAATATGAGGCCTATTGAAGTGATCAATAAGACGTTGCTCGGTTTAGGGTCTGACTTTCATGCTGGCCGGAAAAGCGCGAGAGAAATATTGGGGGATATAAAAATGTGCCCCATAAAAATTAATTGTACTCTGGGGATATGGCTATTTCCGACTAAATCTTACAATGATGATTTTTGCATCTGGTTTTCCCTTGAACATGTACAAAAAACGAAACCAATTGGGATACGAAAAACAGAAGTATATTTAAGCTATAATCACACATTTACAGTTAATATAAAGCAATCTACCTTCAATGACCGAAAACAAAAAGCAAAGGACCTGCGCGAAGAAATGCTGAAAAATTCCAAGGGCGTGCTAACCTTCTACGTTGAACCTGCAAAGGGTCTGGTGATTTGTGAAGGAGAAGGGATAAACAGGTATCAAATAAGAAAGTAA
- the glpK gene encoding glycerol kinase GlpK encodes MEKFILSLDQGTTSSRAILFNKKGEIVHSAQKEFTQIFPKPGWVEHNANEIWGSILAVIASVLSESNVKPEQIAGIGITNQRETTVVWDKETGVPVYHAIVWQSRQTSKICDELKAAGHNDLVREKTGLLIDAYFSGTKVKWILDHVDGAREKAEAGKLLFGTIDTWLIWKLSGGQAHVTDYSNASRTLMFNIHDLNWDEELLSILGVPAAMLPEVRPSSEMYAKTAPHHFFGQEVPISGAAGDQQAALFGQACFEKGMGKNTYGTGCFMLMNTGEKAVKSEHGLLTTIAWGLNGKVEYALEGSIFVAGSALQWLRDGLRMLKDASDSETYAEKVESTDGVYVVPAFVGLGTPYWDSDVRGAVFGLTRGTSKEHFVRATLESLAYQTKDVLAAMEADADMDLKTLRVDGGAVKNNFLLNFLSDILDVPVERPVVNETTALGAAYLAGLAVGYWADQQEIASQWAIDRKFESKMSEEKREQLYNGWKKAVNAAMVFK; translated from the coding sequence ATGGAAAAATTCATATTATCATTGGACCAGGGGACGACAAGTTCGAGGGCGATTCTTTTTAACAAAAAGGGCGAGATAGTCCATTCAGCGCAAAAAGAATTCACGCAGATCTTTCCGAAGCCGGGTTGGGTTGAGCATAATGCTAATGAAATCTGGGGTTCCATTTTGGCCGTTATTGCAAGTGTTCTTTCGGAATCGAATGTTAAGCCCGAGCAAATAGCCGGGATTGGAATCACCAACCAGAGGGAAACAACGGTTGTCTGGGACAAAGAAACCGGAGTCCCTGTGTATCATGCGATTGTCTGGCAGTCGCGACAGACTAGCAAGATTTGTGATGAGTTGAAGGCAGCCGGCCACAATGACTTAGTCCGTGAAAAAACCGGTCTCTTAATTGATGCCTATTTTTCAGGGACAAAAGTGAAATGGATCCTAGACCATGTCGATGGTGCCAGGGAAAAAGCGGAGGCAGGAAAGCTGCTGTTCGGTACGATTGATACATGGCTGATCTGGAAGCTATCAGGCGGGCAAGCACATGTGACAGACTACAGTAATGCCTCGCGTACGCTTATGTTTAATATACATGACCTTAATTGGGACGAAGAGCTTCTCAGTATCCTCGGAGTCCCAGCAGCTATGCTGCCGGAAGTTAGGCCATCTTCTGAAATGTATGCCAAAACGGCACCGCACCATTTCTTTGGCCAGGAAGTGCCAATCTCCGGGGCAGCAGGAGACCAGCAGGCTGCCTTGTTCGGGCAGGCATGCTTTGAGAAAGGCATGGGGAAAAACACTTATGGCACAGGCTGTTTCATGTTGATGAATACAGGTGAAAAAGCGGTGAAGTCGGAACACGGTTTATTGACGACCATTGCCTGGGGCCTGAACGGCAAGGTGGAATATGCACTTGAAGGCAGCATTTTTGTAGCTGGATCAGCACTCCAGTGGCTCCGCGACGGTCTGAGGATGTTGAAGGACGCAAGCGATAGTGAGACATATGCTGAAAAGGTAGAGTCGACTGACGGAGTTTATGTGGTGCCAGCTTTCGTTGGACTTGGAACTCCTTATTGGGACAGCGATGTAAGAGGGGCTGTATTCGGCTTGACCCGTGGTACGAGCAAGGAGCACTTCGTCCGTGCTACCCTTGAGTCGCTTGCCTACCAGACAAAAGATGTTTTGGCTGCGATGGAGGCAGATGCCGATATGGATTTGAAAACACTCCGGGTCGATGGCGGTGCCGTCAAAAATAACTTCTTGCTGAATTTCCTGAGTGATATTCTTGATGTACCAGTCGAACGTCCGGTCGTTAATGAAACAACTGCTTTGGGTGCAGCATATCTTGCTGGACTTGCGGTGGGTTATTGGGCAGATCAGCAGGAAATTGCCTCGCAATGGGCGATTGACCGGAAGTTTGAATCGAAAATGTCTGAAGAAAAACGTGAGCAGCTATACAATGGCTGGAAAAAAGCCGTTAATGCTGCGATGGTGTTTAAATAA